One Nicotiana tomentosiformis chromosome 1, ASM39032v3, whole genome shotgun sequence genomic window, gaggtgtaatcacaataccacaaactctacacaaagcggcatcatagctttcatttgaaacatgacctgaagttataacatttagatatgcaatccatactttgaacacattctcaaaatAGGAACACAACATAACAATAAGATTTGGAACACGCACTAAACATATATCTTTtgtcacaaagcttatttggaatagtCGATTTATGATGAATaacttggaacttacaagggtaATGTGGAgtttaattctaagagaagagtttagccaacataccttgatttgaacaaaaattaggaagatattcatggtttcagctcatttgagtattttatcaaacactaggtgtgcaaatttggctacaaggttcttctacaagatttccttcattccacaacccaatctttacttatttgagctcacaatcttctcacaaaccttattggtacatgcatgtatacataatactctcacgtccaagaatcatactcccagtTATCCATcgtttacccaaactcgaaattgaagaaatgggaaaagaaattcttacctctttgaggccctagcaagatccttgtgaaatcttcaagccttgagcaagaattgatgaacaaaatggctaggtcttctctttctctctctaagatactctcacctctctctaaaaatatcagatgaaacccttaaaaatgatcgggttataaaaatcataaaaataaagcCCCGACACGGATcggcggtcgcatatgcaaccgcataatgctTTTGCGGTCCACgaaatgggccgcataatggccctccgtaACTGGGCAACACCGCCCTACTCTGCGACCGGTCTGcagtccgcagacctattctgacttctgcggtcgcataatggaccgcaaaacctTCTTCAAAAATTTCTCATGTTGGTTTTGTGATGGTAtctgcggcccgcaaaacggttatgcggccGTATAGTGGACAGCACAATGGTCCTAAAATTTAGCTCAAGTTTCTGCTTCACTTTGCGGTAGTTATGTGgctcgcagagtgattctgcgatcgcagaatgaaCCGCTGAAATGCTCTACACTTTCGAAGATTTTTTGTTTTCAACTTCCCAACGCACTGAtcaacccaaaatgtccgagctacaatcctcaaatacgtaagcctacctcggtaccacaaaaccttaaattcctttacaaaattttacggggccttacacaaaCCTTCAATCACCGGTGGgacccatcgagttgctgaaacaaacAAAGGATGGAGGATCAATACGGCTATTAAAAATGTTTTAGTAAAaggaaatactaaacaaagagcttacgagtgcggttctaAGCGGCCGGAAAGGATGAAACCGTTAATGGAATGATATTGTCGGTGGCAATTGCAACGAATCGTTCCATCCGCCCAcgatcgttgtcatcatccatgctagacaataaGGCATGGTGGCCAtccttgcaaaggtttatcattcccccacgaAAGATTTTGCGAGAATAAAGATTCATCATGTGGtctaaggttagctcctccccAGTTTCCTGGCACAAACGTCGAAGACAAGCAACCGTCCTCCACacaggacttacttgtgccaaacacacctggtaaTAGAGGTAATACTCTGCAATCACggagtcaagctctccgctcaaagaaaacacacccaaagtaaagggatacgtgtaaacatATGTAAAAACCTCCTTGGGAAGGGTGACTCGCTCCGATAGACCGGGAGCGATAATTTCTAAGTCATGGCAGCGACattcttccttcacagcaggagtGCTCGAAGGACgtatggaagaaggatacctgcTAATGGCCCATGTACGAGAATTAacagtaggaaatttctcttcgaagtcttttgtgGTAATAAGACTTATAGGGATAAAGGAGCCCACTGTTGGAGGAGCAAAGTCCTCAGCTTTGTTCTTGCTTTTTGAGGAACTGATACATTTTGAGGAAGAGGCCATTGTAGAAAAGAAAGGGTTTTTCGTTATAAGAGAATTAGGAAAAAGATGAAGAAACAATGTGCAAGATTAGATGAAGGAAGTTTGAAAAGTTATGAAGTATAATGGTGGAAgttgatacgtataagtaaaagttttggcggctaaattcatggccatgattacctttgtcatgactcaaaatccaactagccgtgatgacacctaacctcaccctctagataagccaaataacaataatctgattcaattaatatttaactgactctaatacactccccaaggactggtagtacaaatcatgagcttctaagattagaattaaAAAACTGGCgtgaaataaaaatatgtcatctgtttgaaatatacaggaacagattaaaattctaaagctaccatgataagaggcagcaatgactggaaagcaggtacatctttgatccagctcccgccatgtacaacaacatcaatatccaaaatctgcacgcaaggtgcaaaagtgtagtatgagtacaactgaccccatatactcaataagtaacaaacctaaccttaggttgaaagtagtgacgagatgggACAAAggcagagtccaactccaataacgaacaacagttcataacaatataataaagatggtacaagaaataactcaaataATAATTGCTCAACTCGTTTACAATTctggaaaataaatattttcttttcaagtataacggtaaaactcaaatcttttgccgaaatgaCCGAAAGAATGAGTAAGCCtaaaatctgtgatttttctcaaaaacgtttaacgacagataagaaatctcattatcagatggcatgaggaaaaatacttctctacgcctacatatcaagtatgcatgtctaatgcaatgcatcacaatgatgaactcatgtactcacactctcagagtactcaatctcacaatACTCTATATGaccaatctagcccagggaagatccatcctatatatatatatatatatatatatatatatatatatatatatatatatatatatacacacacacacacacacacataataactgacattcagtcacttagtactgtatagggccaatccaCCCAAGAGAACTCCATCCTAAATATAATAAATGATTGGggtaagatccatgcccagggaattCCATCCCACAAATATAAaatcaattgcgctcactgtgtggggtgcagactccggaggggctccctcagcccaagctctataatccgcacatacaactcacgtgctatagtatcactATCTGGATAATAAATAACAGGggctctcccgaggtaccgcctcgtagtcctaaaaagtaaatacacaacaggagagctcccgaggtaccgccttctagtaaaagtaaatatgcaacaggggagctcccgaggtactgtctcgtagtcccaaaagtaaatatgcaacagggagctcatgaggtaccgcctcgtagtcccaaaactaAATATGTCACTCATAACTTATGGAATGATGAATTTATAGTAAGGAATCCtatagttaaagactgaatacgaAATCAAGGAAacatgtaattcaactaagcatgttgcacaaattgcaagtaagagttaaaacacatagacatgcgacattaggctaaacatgatgactacccAATTTCATGGAATCAATTACGTCATAGTTTCTactgtgcacgcccacacgcccatcacctagcaggTGCGTCACCCCCAAAcgaatcatataacacgtattttcagggtttataccctcagctctaagtttagaaatgttacttacctcgaacaagccaaatctaataccgagcaagataaacaatactctagaaattccattccACACGTAACAACCTCtgaacgccttcctatctcctcaattccaagccaaacgatttgaaactagtcaaacaacgtgcaaattaatcaaaatatacttcaatacttacaatttaacaatttataaaaattcccaactccgctcgaaaagtcggcaGTGGGGACCATGTCTCAaaattcgacgaaacttattaaattcgataacccattcaattatgaatccaaccatactagtttcactcaaatccgactccgaatcgacaatcaaatcccaaaaattcattttatgaaatttctacaattttttccaaattttcatctcaaaatactaattaaatgatgaaaataatgatatattcatgtatattaaccaaatccgagttagaatcacttaccccgatgaatttcgtGAAAATCCcatgaaacatcgccacaaaccgagctcccaaagtccaaatatgaaataatactctaaccctcgttcatatagtacaaaatATGATCTCCCATTGTGCTGACCACACAttattttgtgcggtccgcacattccaggttctgcggccgcaacccaaattgtgcggtcgcagtcCAGCAGTGACTGCACTACCAAGCTTCAGCAAATTGAcaataactttctgtacaaatgtccaaatgatgaatgttttacttttatgaaaactagactcaaagggctacaactttaaaTTTGGATCATCTCCGAATTCCTTATAGAtccaaagatataagcttccgaagtcagaccatcgaacctgcagattttcctttctgcggccgcaagaggatttctgcggtccgcatatttccTCTATGGTCCACAATTTTCCTCTGTGGTCCATAATTTTCTTCTAAGGTCcgcacatgaggctttgcctcaACACTCCAAAATGTTCCCCCACACTCCAACTGTTCCCAGAACATCATTAGAGTGCTGAAATGCCTAAACTCGTTCAAAattcaccccgaaacacacccgagttgctcgggaccccgtacgaatataccaaaaggtcccgtaacataatacggacctactcgaggcctcaaatcacacctaacaacatcaaaatcacgaatcgcacctcaaatcgatcttaatgaactttgaatcttccaactttcaaaactcgtgccgaaacgtatcaaatcaatccggaatgaatttaaattttttacacaagtcataaatgacataatgaagctactAAAATTTTCGGAACTACGATCTGAACCCAAAAtttatgaatattccaaaccttcaatttttaactttcgccaattggtgtcgaaaccttctagaaatatccaaataaaatttcgggcatacgcccaagtccaaaatcaccatccggaattaacagaatcatcaaaactccgatccgaggtcgaatactaaaaggtcaaatttggtcaactcttccaacttaaagcttcaaacatgagattcattcttccgaactaattccGAAGTACatgaaaactaaaaccgacgactcacacacgtcataatacatcatatgaatctattcaagatttcaaatagttaaaagaacataaatgctcaaaatgaccggtcgggtcattacaacctCGATAATTGGCAAAAGATGTACTGAATCATGGGAAGCCGTGTGTTCGagacattaaatgcggagagacatgcgtctaatcaaccgtcaatAGCCTTAAGAGGGAATTATAGGAATTTCTGCCAAAATAGTATTTTTACCAACTTTCcagtaacacaaagttatgtcactggaaagtagggggactatctgtattgggtaaaatatgttatggcaCGTGGTCATCCGAGAAAGGGatacgtggaacccaagacggggatGACTGAAGACTAAAAATAACTGTttcgtttgtcaccggaaagaataatgCTCATAGAGATGTGATAAATGCTTTTCTCCCGGTAGCATTCAGTAGAGAATATTTATGGCATTAAGAGTAGTTACCCGTTACGggaaatttggcatttatgttcaccgttacatcttcatcaatgctcctcataattgacattaaagaagggcacgactctaggaccttcttcatagctataaataatgAGCTCAGTTTTTATTGTAGAGGGACACGATTATTCTGGCAAATTTAGactatattttatacaaagctcaatccaatcttagcttcttatttctctattcttttgttgttgtgcccggaaaccttgTTTCCGGAATTGTTGCTTCTGTTATTTCGTCTATATCTTAAGGCTTAGTGTTGCATAattcttcaattatttatttatttcaggatcaaattaattcacttatctagaaatcacgtataaatttaactgtaccattttacgggtaaatactTTAACTAATCAATTATTTCAGTATCGTGCATACGGAAATAAGACAATTTAGATAGGTTAAAGAtagtttaattttaatttttttattttatagtttTTTCAATTCTTCTTTGTAATTCATGTGTAACCCTAAAAACAAGTTGGAGGGACCAGAAAACAAATAGCTATTGTTAGACTATATTTGCCGTAATCCTAAATTAGTTCATCCTCTCCCTCGTACATCCTCTATTATAGTCTAAATGGATTAGGATGTAACAGTTTCTGTCCACTACATTTGATTGGAATAGGAGAGTGAACAAAGACTGAAAAGTTTAAGAAGTCTGCCTCCACATGACTATAATGCTGGATCTATTAATAGTTCCCCAGGGTCCAATCTATTTTGCTATATACTCTTGATCCATTAACTTATTTATTTCTCCAAGTGAATGCCACCCTTTAGCTCTAAGAGGAGTAAGTTGCAATGAGTAAATCACATTCTTGAACCCCTGTGTTTCTACAATGGTTACAGGGGGTCCTATTCTATCTTCAGATGATATGACATTATTAAAATCTCCACTAAGTAGCCATGGAAGATGAGCCTGAACATTTAGCTATTTAAGATCCTTCCATAAGGTCTCCCTTTTTGGCAAACCGCCATAAGCTCACCCTTCGGGCCTCTCTTCCAGTGCAGGAAGCCAAGCATTCTGCCAGACGTCCCGGCCTGGGAGCCCCGTTCGCCTTTGGTACTTCAGTAGATCTGGGCATATATGATGCTAAGATATGATGTGAACTGAGTTCTAGTATCCTCTACCAGACAATGAATGAATTGATCTGTAGTTTGAATTATCTGAATCTGAACATGTGCTCTCCACAGAATCCAAATTCTACCATTAGTAGCATGAGGATAATTACAACAAAAATTCCACCCATGTGCTatctttttttgtattttctttaccTTATGTATTTTGACTCTGGTTTCAACACATCCCATTATATCTACTTTATTTTTAGCCAGAAAGAGTTTTACCTTCTTCTGCTTATGGGCCTGGTTTAGGCCCCTGGTATTACATGTGGCAATAATCATGGGGGGTTGCATTTTGAAGAACATGTTGGGCCTGGATCCACCTGCTGTCCTCTTCTCCCCGTATGTTCTAGCTCAACAACTACCTTCTCTCGTCATTGCATTGTATCATCCCATCACCAGCATCATTGTTTTTGCAGCATATGGTGTTCTATGTGATCTCCCCTTCTTTGCCATGGCAAGGAAAAAGGGAAGCATGTGATACAAAATTTAGATTGTTGCTAGCAAGGATAGTGCATTCAGTCAGGTTATTTGATCCCGATTTCAAGATTTCATCACCATGTGAAACTGCAGCATTACCGGTATGCTCTACTGGCTTTTTCACCAACCATTCTTGCTTTATAGTCCTTGCCTGCTTCCTAGTCATTCTTCTCTTTCTCTTTGGTCTTCCTCCTTCCCGGTTATCCTCCCCTTCAACACAACTTTTGTTATTCCAGCACCCAGAGTTGTCATGATCAAATTTCAGACAATCATTGCAGAAGACATGCCTCAATAATATTCAATTTGCTGTATCAAAGGTCCAAATGGTAACTCTATCTCTAACTGGCCCGGAAGAGAAAATACAACATCCACCTCCACAAGAACCCTAGCATATGATATCTTCTCATAGTGTGCTATGAATTTATCTGTGTATAGGGGTTTGTCTACCACACTAGCCATTTTGCTCAATGCCTCCGTAGACCAATACCCTACTGGTAACCCAGGAAATCTCACCCAAACTAGCACTATGCTTAGAATGTCTCTAGTATAAGAAAAATCAATTTCTCATAGCCTCAGCATTATTGGTTTGTTCCTGTAAGTGTATGGCCCCGACTGtgaagtttgaaaatacaattatCCCTCAGAGTGAATTAAGATCTGAGGTTTAGTGACAAAGTTCCACACATTCGTAATAAAATTGTTCATGGCTTTTTCATAAGGATTCTCCCCAATTATATACCCAATTAACGAGGTTTTCCAATAATTTGCTTGGGATTGTAGGTCTTCTTTATTCAATTTAACAATTCGTTTACCATCTCTATCAATTGAAGGAATAAAGGATAAGGGTTTACCCATTTGTGAGCTACGATTCCCACGTACAAGGTCAGTTGTTGTAGGAGTTGGGGTTCTCCGACCCACCCGCTTGATTTAGAGTGCTGAAATGGCCGAGCTGCCTGTAGTGTTGCTCCTTCCGCCTTGATAGATTGAAGTTGCACATCGCCATCAGAACTACTAGTTTCGTGAACTTCCTTAATGGATTGGTATTTTTGCGATAGAAAATTCCCAAATGTGAGTGGTGGTAATTCTCTCTGTATACCATTCTCTGGAGTAATTAGCTTTCCCGTCTACAAATTGGTGTCATGCACGCTTTTCCGGCGACGAACCATCGTTTTTCGATCACAATTGCATTCCTTGCTATTGTGCGACGAGAGCAATGGTTAACATGCGCCGAGCAATTTTCATAAATTTCATTTCGTTTATTCTCTTATCACAAGTTGCTTAAGATATTTCTATATTACTACTAATCAATTATCTACAAATAACTTGATAATAAAAAATCTTTACACATTTCATGTATAAAGTTAATTCTtctgaattttttaaattttttttgtgTTTCCTTTTTCGTCCAACTCTATCttagtgagttgctctagtggtgagcaccctccacttccaactaagaggttgtgcgttcgagtcaccccaagagtaaggtggagagttcttggagggagggagccgatggtctatcggaaataacctctctatcctAGGGTAGAGATAacgtctgtgtacacactacccttcctagaccccactagtaggattatactgggttattgttgttgtttctatCTTAGTGGTTTTCAAACCTTAGCTTGCCATCCCCAAAATTGCAAGTCCTACACTCCAATTTTCATGACTCATTCCCAAAGGTGGAATCATGACTTAACTATTCCGACCTTTATGTTTTAGTACCgagtttattatatttttaaactatgAGTTCAAATATAATTTATTATAAATTTAGTGAAATTTTACATATAACGTTATGCTATGCATCGAAACTATTCAGTTTAGACGAACTCGTTATAAAATAAAGTGCATCTGCCATTGCTCGTCCCTCTTCTTTCGTCGGTAGCAGTGCACCCATTTTTTTGAAATCCTTAATCTGCCTAGGATAATAGCCTTATAAATTCGTTTTCATGATTTAATCGCTCCCAATAAAATGAGGCATATTCGGACTTCGTTCGGTCATCTTAGAATAATTCTTCTAAATAATTGGCAAAATGAAATTCAAAAGCATTTGAGTAAAATTAGATGTTCTTttcgaaaaataatttaaattaatatttcaaTATAAAATACATAATGTAAATCGATTTATCGCCCGAGTATCAAGAAAAATAACTCTAAAGATAGTTCATACAAAaaataaagtaattatatttataaaaatatcttCGCAAAAACAATTCAAACTTGCAATTCTTTTCCAACATTACTTTCCATAAGCCTTTTTTAAAACCTATATTTTCAAAAGCTAATGAGGTGGGTACACTCTActctccccagatcccacttgtgAAAAAAaatcgagggtctttcggaaacaacttttctatttttttggggtaggggtaaggtgcgtacactctaccctgtTCAGATCTCACTTGTAGGATTTTACTAGATTGTTGTTGTTTGTAATGAGTTGCTAAATCTTACCGTGCTTATGAGTTCAAGAGAAGATTAGTCTATTATTTCCAAAGTAAccttataaatattatatttaaagtgtTACCTTAATTTTTCACGAATTCATAATTGTTATAATACATAATTTGGCAATCAAATAAATGAAACAAATAACTTACTATAATCACTTAAAGtgtaatagcctgtttggctaaGTTTCTCAAATTCTAGAAAAAAAGTTGATGTGTTTGGTCAaggttttggaagaaaaaaaaatacttttacagAGAAATAGAAACATTTTTAGAGAAGCTGAAAAAGTAGTTTCTCTCCcaaaacacttttgagaaaaatacatttagaattaatttttaaagtttggccaaacattaATTTTcgctcaaaaatacttttcaaattaattagccaaacacaaactatttATCACctaaagtatttttgagaaaaagagtacttctcaaaataagtttaTTTTTACGGCCGGCCCAAATAGGATATAAGAATTCTATGAAAATATTGTCAAATACATATAAATTAAATGGaaaacaaaaccaaaaataaGAAACGTTGACTCAAAAGTGCCTAGCGAAAACCGAGTAGAAGAAGATACCAACGAGTCCCGTCATGTCGGCGGAGGCCACCCCCACCACCGTCTCCGCCGCTTCCAACCGCCGTTCATACCGGTGCTACAACTGCAACCACGCCTTCCACATCACCACCACCACCTCCGCCGCCAGATCCTCCTTCCGCTGCCCTCGTTGCTTCCATCGCCACCTCCTCCCTAATTACACCATTGCCACTTTTACTCCTCCTCCTCAATCTCCTAACTCCAATTCTACCCCTCCCACCGCCTCCGCCACCAATTCCGTTACTACTTTTTACTCTTCCGATTCCGATTCAGATTGGACTGACAACAACTCCGATGATTTTTCCTTTGAGTTAACACAGTTCCGTTCACCGACTCTTAAATCGTTCCTCGGCTCGCTCCCCAGCGTCAAAATTATCGAATCGTTAAAAAGCTGCTGTTGTTCGATTTGTATGGAGGAATTCGAAGTTGATTCGGAAGCGAGTGAATTGCCTTGTAAGCACTTTTTTCATAATGACTGTATTGTTCCTTGGCTTAATCGGAGTAATACATGTCCACTTTGCCGGCATAAGTTGCCTCGAGAAGATCAAGAAGAAATTGATAGAGAAACTGAGGAGAATCGTGTTGTTCTACAATTCGTGCATTCCTTAGAATCGA contains:
- the LOC138891346 gene encoding probable E3 ubiquitin-protein ligase RHC2A, yielding MSAEATPTTVSAASNRRSYRCYNCNHAFHITTTTSAARSSFRCPRCFHRHLLPNYTIATFTPPPQSPNSNSTPPTASATNSVTTFYSSDSDSDWTDNNSDDFSFELTQFRSPTLKSFLGSLPSVKIIESLKSCCCSICMEEFEVDSEASELPCKHFFHNDCIVPWLNRSNTCPLCRHKLPREDQEEIDRETEENRVVLQFVHSLESREVSDDDDDAEFRGWDLEEMHDEDGDTLMVDA